One Chordicoccus furentiruminis DNA window includes the following coding sequences:
- a CDS encoding PIN domain-containing protein, with protein MQMRNYAESGMLEMQICSVVKNEVCRHIKNKIKGTVKNLNQILSSRDLQLFRTLPEYKDKMETSSPSEWVEQAFSEFDCFLKDCKTEEITSNGIDVEGVLDDYFEMRYPFETAKKEEFPDAIIIRAVEQEIRRLSKDNILVEHKTSDGLVDDMLYCIVSDDNGFMTAMKQTVGERPSEDVKYFSSLNELINFFAVQDKQAAELQEKLNNGYARELIETTIEEGVSSAALTVDEPDGYVEDTSNMGTGDYLYDAFVISLQEMEDGSKFARIYLDVNFVIMLDYEYLNAMESYWDREDNAFLWTVMTEKVARFKANTVIGFTIIIDKDGNPEFNDYVEMPSDIEIDYKDLIEVISCENRNSY; from the coding sequence ATGCAGATGAGAAATTATGCTGAGAGTGGAATGCTAGAAATGCAAATATGCTCAGTTGTCAAGAATGAAGTCTGCAGGCATATCAAGAATAAAATTAAGGGTACTGTAAAGAACCTTAATCAGATTCTATCCTCCAGAGACCTACAGCTGTTCAGAACCCTTCCAGAATATAAGGATAAGATGGAGACATCCAGCCCATCAGAGTGGGTGGAACAGGCATTTTCCGAGTTTGACTGTTTTCTGAAGGATTGTAAGACAGAAGAAATTACGTCCAATGGGATAGATGTAGAGGGCGTTTTAGATGATTACTTTGAAATGCGGTATCCATTTGAAACTGCTAAGAAAGAAGAGTTCCCGGATGCAATTATCATTCGTGCTGTAGAGCAGGAAATCAGAAGATTAAGCAAAGATAATATTCTGGTGGAGCATAAGACATCCGATGGTCTTGTTGATGATATGCTCTATTGTATCGTATCAGATGATAATGGTTTTATGACCGCAATGAAGCAAACGGTAGGGGAAAGACCATCCGAGGATGTCAAATATTTTTCATCCTTGAACGAACTAATCAATTTCTTCGCAGTTCAGGATAAGCAGGCGGCAGAACTTCAGGAAAAACTTAATAATGGCTATGCCAGAGAGCTCATTGAGACAACGATAGAAGAAGGAGTGTCCAGTGCAGCATTGACTGTAGATGAGCCGGATGGCTATGTTGAAGACACATCTAATATGGGAACTGGAGACTATCTGTATGATGCATTTGTTATCAGCCTGCAGGAGATGGAAGATGGTTCAAAATTCGCGAGGATTTATCTTGATGTGAATTTTGTCATCATGCTCGATTACGAATATTTGAATGCGATGGAGTCCTATTGGGACAGGGAAGATAATGCATTTCTCTGGACCGTCATGACAGAAAAGGTAGCGCGGTTCAAAGCAAATACAGTAATAGGATTTACCATTATTATTGATAAAGACGGAAATCCTGAGTTCAATGATTATGTAGAAATGCCTTCGGATATTGAGATCGATTATAAAGATCTCATTGAAGTCATTTCATGTGAGAATCGAAATTCGTATTGA
- a CDS encoding DUF4238 domain-containing protein, which produces MAIERLPDPHSNVAKRQHIVPRTYMKPWSPDGERVWTYDRSETSPSIVSHRMMSVNYIRNTYDILPGDLFYTQDALNDIFGFLDGYEIEYDRKKLTSHEELNNNYKNFDSWVIIKPDGTSITETERIQIRDALKEARYPFTEKAWDAQYESDWRSFITDLERRLRSVKSAGKNEGADTITSDDLTKVMEYYLMFDFRSESRNAFVDSCLNDAINFFLSAIPPMKAAMNDPIPEKDRVHKDEDTHLKELRGNHYRKVFYDFLSSGAGNIKSTLDQYRKIFEIHFMLSDSIHPFITSNNPAFTHTYDNGTKENVFIALPTLAILMGKGNKTEFLISNANAQEVENVNKIVYQEGDELILPSDAFDISILKN; this is translated from the coding sequence ATGGCAATAGAAAGATTACCAGATCCGCACAGTAATGTCGCAAAAAGACAACATATAGTGCCAAGAACATATATGAAACCGTGGTCTCCAGATGGGGAGCGTGTATGGACGTATGACAGGTCTGAGACTTCTCCATCCATCGTTTCGCACAGAATGATGAGCGTCAATTATATTCGTAATACTTATGATATTCTGCCAGGAGATTTGTTCTATACACAAGATGCCCTTAATGATATATTTGGGTTTCTAGATGGATATGAAATTGAATATGATAGAAAGAAGCTGACTTCCCATGAGGAGCTTAATAATAATTACAAAAATTTTGATTCCTGGGTAATTATAAAGCCTGATGGAACATCTATAACTGAAACTGAAAGAATTCAAATCAGGGATGCATTGAAGGAGGCTCGGTATCCTTTCACAGAGAAGGCTTGGGATGCGCAATATGAAAGCGACTGGAGGTCTTTTATAACTGATCTCGAGAGACGACTTCGTAGTGTAAAATCAGCTGGCAAGAATGAAGGAGCTGACACAATAACATCAGATGATTTGACAAAAGTTATGGAATATTATCTGATGTTTGACTTTAGATCAGAATCCAGAAATGCATTTGTGGATAGCTGTTTAAACGATGCCATTAATTTCTTCCTGTCAGCAATTCCTCCTATGAAAGCTGCAATGAATGATCCAATTCCAGAGAAGGATCGAGTTCATAAAGATGAGGATACCCATCTGAAAGAACTTCGTGGAAATCATTACAGAAAAGTATTTTATGACTTCCTTTCTTCTGGCGCAGGGAATATTAAGTCAACGCTGGATCAATATAGAAAGATATTTGAAATCCATTTTATGCTGTCAGACAGCATTCATCCGTTTATTACTTCAAATAACCCTGCTTTTACACATACATATGATAACGGAACAAAGGAGAATGTCTTTATAGCACTGCCGACTCTAGCGATTCTCATGGGGAAAGGAAATAAAACTGAATTCCTGATTTCGAACGCTAATGCTCAAGAAGTTGAGAATGTTAATAAAATAGTCTATCAGGAGGGTGATGAACTTATTTTGCCCTCTGACGCCTTTGATATAAGTATATTGAAGAACTGA
- a CDS encoding ISL3 family transposase has product MNCTRTDANGQLSFSAFTGNFLMVPSSMTSFYNTKTTVETTRSGRTAYRYEGTLDIQDSDRICPKCGKKMHVHGGHPIAVQHLNVGGSFGYLSFRRNQLECPHCGATVMQSVPFMADHHRITKELLQYTKDLLATGTYTLKQVSEITGLGKNTVKAIDLKRLQDKYTIDGQTLIKPEQTTRFLGIDEFKLHDGHRYATHIIDMLTGHILWISHGKKKQVVYDFIKHIGLEWMDNVEAVACDMNSDFQEAFEEKCPHIQPVFDYFHIVKNFNDKVVSEIRKDEQRRLYDEGNFEGARQLKRSKYILTSSRKTLRKKDQEARDGKVISKGSEMFCKEEYRRKEGYEARYDDLLKENKLLFTCDLIKETLTLAYSRVDETLMMKDIEKVMDLCEETGNVHLMWFHRLLSKHFEGIIAHATYDMSSGKIEGINNKIKTLRRQGYGYPDDDYFFLKLFDLSRAEVVRNPKSHRKSD; this is encoded by the coding sequence ATGAATTGTACTCGGACTGACGCAAACGGGCAACTGTCTTTTTCCGCTTTTACCGGAAATTTCCTCATGGTTCCTTCCTCCATGACCAGCTTCTACAACACCAAAACGACGGTTGAGACTACCAGGTCCGGCCGTACTGCCTACCGTTATGAGGGAACCCTGGACATACAGGATTCTGATCGCATCTGCCCGAAGTGCGGCAAAAAGATGCATGTTCATGGCGGGCATCCTATTGCTGTGCAGCACCTGAATGTCGGAGGAAGTTTTGGCTACCTTTCATTCAGACGCAATCAGCTGGAATGTCCTCACTGCGGCGCAACCGTGATGCAGTCTGTTCCTTTCATGGCCGATCATCATCGGATCACAAAGGAACTTCTGCAATACACGAAGGACCTTCTCGCTACAGGGACTTATACGCTGAAGCAGGTGTCTGAGATCACCGGACTTGGCAAGAATACAGTAAAGGCGATCGATCTGAAACGGCTTCAGGATAAATACACCATTGATGGCCAAACACTGATAAAACCTGAGCAAACGACGCGTTTCCTCGGCATTGATGAGTTCAAGCTGCACGACGGACACCGCTATGCCACTCACATCATCGACATGCTTACCGGGCATATCCTCTGGATCTCGCACGGCAAGAAAAAGCAGGTCGTGTATGACTTCATCAAGCATATCGGTCTGGAATGGATGGACAATGTCGAGGCGGTTGCCTGTGACATGAACTCCGATTTCCAGGAAGCCTTCGAGGAAAAGTGCCCTCATATCCAGCCGGTCTTTGACTACTTCCACATCGTTAAGAACTTCAACGATAAGGTGGTCAGCGAGATCCGGAAGGACGAACAGCGCAGGCTTTACGATGAGGGCAACTTCGAAGGCGCACGCCAGCTGAAACGGTCAAAGTATATCCTCACGTCCTCAAGAAAGACCCTTCGGAAGAAGGACCAGGAGGCACGTGATGGCAAGGTTATCTCCAAGGGCAGCGAGATGTTCTGCAAGGAAGAGTACAGGCGCAAGGAGGGGTATGAAGCCCGCTACGATGACCTGCTCAAAGAGAACAAGCTCCTGTTCACCTGTGATCTCATCAAAGAAACTCTGACTCTGGCTTACAGCCGTGTGGACGAAACTTTGATGATGAAGGACATTGAAAAAGTCATGGACCTCTGCGAAGAGACTGGGAATGTCCATCTCATGTGGTTCCACAGACTACTGTCCAAACACTTCGAAGGCATTATTGCCCATGCAACTTACGACATGTCCTCTGGCAAAATCGAGGGCATCAACAACAAGATTAAGACGCTTCGGCGTCAGGGATATGGATACCCGGATGATGACTACTTCTTCCTCAAGCTCTTTGACTTAAGCCGGGCTGAGGTGGTCCGGAACCCCAAATCCCATAGGAAAAGTGATTGA
- a CDS encoding NAD-dependent epimerase/dehydratase family protein, translated as MIDPKLNEKTIMISGGTGFIGTFISDVIRYRNKKYGSGIHVVSLSRHGGESDDTVEKIAADITQPISYNGRVDYILHLASNTHPAQYAADPVGTITTNIIGCNNLLKLAVEKKIERFLLASSNEIYGQGTEEPMDESYSGYIDCNTARAGYNESKRTCEALCQSYKSQYGVDVVIARLTRTVGADHKKDTKAMSQFMEKAVNGEDIVLKSKGNQRYSFCYVADTASGIFKVLLDGTSGEAYNVSDDDEGKTLGGYAEFMAELAGKKVIYDIEDNASVSKAIYALMSTEKIKKIGWKPMYTISDGLRRAYRIYKERRKESV; from the coding sequence ATGATTGACCCGAAATTAAACGAAAAGACGATCATGATTTCCGGCGGTACCGGTTTCATCGGAACTTTCATTTCTGATGTGATCAGGTACAGGAATAAGAAATATGGTTCTGGCATCCATGTTGTTTCTCTTTCCCGGCATGGCGGAGAATCGGATGACACGGTAGAGAAAATAGCTGCGGACATTACACAGCCGATCAGTTATAATGGAAGAGTAGATTATATTCTTCACCTCGCTTCTAACACACATCCTGCACAGTATGCGGCAGACCCTGTCGGAACGATCACAACGAATATTATTGGTTGTAATAATCTCTTGAAACTTGCCGTGGAGAAAAAGATCGAACGGTTCTTGCTTGCCTCTTCTAATGAAATCTACGGCCAGGGGACAGAAGAGCCGATGGATGAGAGTTATTCCGGCTATATTGACTGCAACACAGCAAGAGCGGGATACAACGAATCAAAACGGACTTGTGAAGCACTCTGCCAATCATATAAGAGCCAGTACGGGGTGGATGTAGTTATAGCGCGTCTGACGCGAACCGTCGGAGCGGATCACAAGAAGGATACGAAGGCAATGTCTCAGTTCATGGAAAAGGCTGTGAATGGAGAAGATATTGTCCTAAAGAGCAAGGGAAATCAACGATACTCTTTCTGCTATGTGGCGGACACCGCAAGTGGAATCTTTAAGGTTCTTCTTGATGGTACAAGTGGAGAAGCCTACAACGTTTCTGATGATGACGAGGGTAAGACGCTCGGCGGTTACGCGGAGTTTATGGCAGAGCTGGCAGGGAAGAAAGTCATTTACGATATCGAGGACAACGCCAGCGTGTCAAAAGCCATATATGCTCTGATGAGTACGGAGAAGATCAAGAAGATTGGCTGGAAGCCTATGTACACAATAAGCGATGGGCTGAGAAGAGCGTATCGGATTTATAAGGAAAGACGGAAGGAATCTGTATGA
- a CDS encoding reverse transcriptase domain-containing protein: MKLGIPTVVDRVIQQAIAQELTPIYEKQFSDNSFGFRPGRGCHDALRKCLRLADEGYVYVVSMDLASYFDTVNHSKLIEVLSRTIKDGRIISLIHKYLNAGVMEDGGFHATEEGVPQGGPLSPLLGNVMLNELDKELERRGHKFVRYADDCMIFCKSRELTMKYVSIEKYYIM; the protein is encoded by the coding sequence ATGAAACTTGGAATACCGACGGTGGTGGATCGTGTGATCCAGCAGGCGATTGCACAGGAACTCACGCCAATATACGAGAAGCAGTTCTCGGATAACAGCTTCGGGTTTCGGCCGGGGAGAGGATGCCATGACGCCCTGAGGAAGTGCCTCAGGCTGGCGGACGAAGGCTATGTGTATGTAGTAAGTATGGATTTAGCATCATATTTTGATACAGTGAACCACAGCAAGCTCATAGAGGTGCTGTCGCGGACTATCAAGGACGGGCGCATCATATCGCTGATACACAAATACCTGAATGCCGGAGTCATGGAAGACGGCGGATTCCACGCAACAGAAGAGGGAGTGCCCCAGGGCGGACCACTGAGTCCATTACTCGGGAATGTAATGTTAAACGAGCTGGATAAAGAACTGGAACGCCGCGGGCACAAGTTCGTCAGGTACGCGGATGATTGCATGATCTTCTGCAAATCCCGCGAACTGACGATGAAATATGTTTCTATTGAAAAATACTATATTATGTGA
- a CDS encoding reverse transcriptase domain-containing protein: protein MPRLFVYPSAKECYPPCRWVLQYKGERIIDEWVLRQETVDKSRKYYAHFDTRTDIKKAANLVTDAEWVSHHGFYPLIHYKKDCSKYSSKGRKQKERDICYAAHLDRCILQYYCHLMNERYNTRIRNLGIEDVPVAYRSDLGKNNIHLAKHAFDYIKASPNAYVMIGDFTGFFDNLDHQYLKQQWCNLLGVDQLPPDHYRIFKNITRYSTWELDDLLELNGLPMTRVGRKKLNSQYTVLTKEQYKKYRSHIKKHKDSFGIPQGSPISALLANVYMMDVDRKIKDIVEQCAGLYMRYSDDFIVVIPLDEAAARTAIFSINHIIEKTPGLTLEPQKTQIYKTDLPYIENIGGTILENADGSKNVINFLGFTFNGVTTTLRSKTVSKYYYRMYRKAHAIAENPDQKGKKYLYKKYSERGAKPNGKDKGNFFTYVHRAEHVFGDTEEIQKPVKNHMAKIRRALKKPQN from the coding sequence ATGCCACGATTATTTGTATACCCATCGGCTAAGGAATGCTATCCTCCGTGCCGATGGGTATTGCAATATAAGGGAGAAAGAATAATCGACGAATGGGTTTTACGTCAGGAAACAGTTGATAAAAGCAGGAAATATTACGCACATTTTGACACCAGAACAGATATAAAGAAGGCCGCAAACCTGGTAACTGATGCGGAGTGGGTTTCACACCATGGCTTTTATCCGCTTATCCATTATAAGAAAGACTGTTCGAAATATAGCAGTAAGGGAAGAAAACAAAAGGAGCGGGACATCTGTTATGCGGCACATTTGGATCGGTGCATTCTGCAGTATTACTGCCATTTGATGAATGAGCGATACAATACGCGGATCAGAAACCTTGGAATAGAAGATGTCCCCGTTGCATACAGATCGGATCTGGGAAAGAATAACATTCATCTTGCCAAGCATGCCTTTGATTATATCAAAGCCAGTCCCAATGCGTATGTGATGATAGGTGATTTCACCGGATTCTTCGATAACCTGGATCACCAGTATCTGAAGCAGCAATGGTGTAACCTGCTTGGTGTGGATCAGCTTCCACCGGATCATTATAGAATCTTCAAAAACATAACCAGATACAGCACCTGGGAACTGGATGACCTTTTGGAATTGAATGGATTGCCAATGACAAGGGTAGGAAGAAAAAAGCTGAATTCTCAATACACTGTTCTGACTAAGGAGCAGTACAAGAAATACCGATCACATATAAAAAAACACAAGGATTCTTTCGGCATTCCCCAGGGCTCACCGATCAGTGCATTACTTGCGAATGTCTATATGATGGATGTGGACCGGAAAATCAAAGATATAGTAGAACAATGTGCAGGACTTTACATGAGATACAGCGATGATTTTATAGTAGTTATTCCACTGGATGAAGCAGCTGCGAGAACAGCGATTTTCTCTATCAACCATATAATTGAGAAGACACCAGGGTTGACATTGGAACCGCAAAAAACACAGATTTACAAAACAGATCTTCCTTACATAGAAAATATTGGTGGAACTATCCTCGAGAATGCGGATGGTTCAAAGAACGTCATCAATTTCCTTGGCTTCACATTCAACGGTGTCACAACTACTTTGAGGTCCAAGACGGTAAGCAAGTACTATTATCGAATGTACCGTAAGGCGCATGCCATAGCAGAAAATCCAGATCAGAAGGGAAAGAAGTATCTTTATAAAAAGTACTCTGAAAGAGGAGCAAAGCCCAACGGGAAAGATAAAGGAAATTTCTTTACGTATGTTCACAGAG
- a CDS encoding transposase, which produces MFPIPGTFILRYTAFEEKCPWIQPVFDYFHIVKNFNDKVVSEVRKDEQRRLYEEGLMEEARALKKTRYILMSSRSTLQAKDAQARTGEPISRSGSIFPKEEYVRKEGYEARYDELLSQNKLLFTLDLIKERLSLSYTRTDEARMADDITWIMDTCSASGNSHLQWFGRLLGNHFEGIIAHATYKISSGKMEGINNKIKVLRRQAYGLPDDDYFFLRLFDASRKGYIRNPLSHKICD; this is translated from the coding sequence TTGTTTCCGATTCCGGGTACTTTTATTTTACGCTACACAGCTTTTGAGGAAAAATGCCCCTGGATACAGCCGGTGTTCGATTACTTCCACATCGTAAAGAACTTCAACGACAAGGTGGTCAGTGAAGTCCGCAAGGACGAGCAGCGCCGCCTGTATGAGGAAGGCCTTATGGAGGAGGCAAGGGCTTTAAAAAAGACCCGTTACATCCTGATGTCAAGTCGATCAACGCTTCAGGCGAAAGATGCGCAAGCCAGGACAGGTGAGCCGATCAGCCGGTCCGGTTCCATCTTTCCCAAGGAAGAGTACGTCCGGAAAGAGGGTTATGAAGCAAGATATGACGAACTTCTCAGTCAGAACAAGCTTCTGTTCACGCTTGATCTGATTAAGGAGCGTCTGTCTCTTTCCTACACCCGCACTGATGAAGCCCGTATGGCGGATGACATCACCTGGATCATGGATACCTGCAGTGCATCCGGAAACAGTCATCTTCAGTGGTTCGGAAGACTCCTTGGAAACCACTTTGAGGGCATCATAGCCCATGCAACTTATAAAATCTCCTCTGGCAAGATGGAGGGCATCAACAACAAGATCAAAGTCTTACGGCGACAGGCCTACGGACTTCCGGATGACGATTATTTCTTCCTCAGGCTGTTTGACGCCAGCAGGAAGGGTTATATTCGCAACCCCTTATCCCATAAGATTTGTGATTGA
- a CDS encoding S1 family peptidase translates to MNTVYEQLLYTTLRIECKNSEGKVTSIGTGFLLSRPVGENQYKLYLISNKHVLIGTPNITISFTCKENGEPKHGHKQELNLQGVDQIVKGHPNPNVDIAAMDCTGLFIAMEDKIYYKYVDYSMLADFHEPELSVAENVYFVGYPDGRYDMANNLPLIRMGMISSHPQYDFNGQPEFVIDAQVFPGSSGSPVYIDLTFENFKNGQIVVGQRKLKLLGIVAMTMIRNNTLQAIPTGTNYITQEVLGLGIVFKSTAIKELVDSMPLN, encoded by the coding sequence ATGAATACTGTTTACGAGCAACTATTATATACAACGCTAAGAATAGAATGCAAAAACAGTGAAGGCAAAGTAACATCAATAGGAACAGGATTCTTGTTGTCTCGCCCTGTAGGAGAAAACCAATATAAATTGTATTTAATCTCAAATAAACATGTGTTAATTGGAACCCCCAATATTACTATATCTTTCACGTGTAAAGAAAATGGGGAACCGAAACATGGGCATAAACAGGAGCTTAATCTTCAAGGTGTAGATCAAATTGTCAAAGGGCATCCCAATCCAAATGTCGATATTGCGGCAATGGATTGTACGGGGCTTTTTATTGCCATGGAAGATAAAATATACTATAAGTATGTTGATTATTCCATGCTTGCTGATTTTCATGAGCCAGAATTATCGGTTGCAGAGAATGTGTATTTTGTTGGTTATCCAGATGGTAGATATGATATGGCTAATAATCTGCCACTTATTAGAATGGGCATGATTTCAAGTCACCCGCAATATGATTTTAATGGACAGCCGGAATTTGTGATTGATGCACAAGTATTTCCTGGTTCAAGTGGGAGCCCTGTTTACATAGATTTGACATTCGAGAATTTTAAGAACGGACAAATTGTAGTTGGACAAAGAAAGTTGAAATTGCTTGGTATTGTTGCGATGACAATGATTCGGAATAATACATTGCAGGCAATCCCAACAGGAACGAATTATATTACGCAAGAGGTGCTGGGATTAGGAATTGTTTTTAAATCGACAGCGATTAAAGAACTTGTTGATTCGATGCCATTAAATTAA
- a CDS encoding ISL3 family transposase, with the protein MNYTHTESDGQLAFSENRYTFLSIPSRLEGFNNSDTSVHRAASGREVLCFNGKLDLADADRRCPKCGSRMHINGHRDLTLRHLCFGGSLSAIHFDRVQLICKCGHSHMQSVPFKADGHQISVELYQYTRDLLALGTYTLKQVAEITGLGKNTVKALDLKRLKELYTIDGTKLIRPEQPAKMLAIDEFKLHNGHRYATHIIDLDTGHILWISHGKKKQVVYDFIDHVGLEWMDSVEAVACDMNSDFQEAFEEKCPWIQPVFDYFHIVKNFNDKVVSEVRKDEQRRLYEEGLMEEARALKKTRYILMSSRSTLQAKDAQARTGEPISRSGSIFPKEEYVRKEGYEARYDELLSQNKLLFTLDLIKERLSLSYTRTDEARMADDITWIMDTCSASGNSHLQWFGRLLGNHFEGIIAHATYKISSGKMEGINNKIKVLRRQAYGLPDDDYFFLRLFDASRKGYIRNPLSHKICD; encoded by the coding sequence ATGAATTATACACATACTGAGTCCGATGGACAACTGGCATTCTCTGAAAACAGATATACTTTTTTAAGCATCCCCTCCCGGCTGGAAGGCTTTAATAATTCTGACACAAGCGTACACCGGGCAGCTTCCGGCCGCGAAGTGTTGTGCTTTAACGGCAAGCTCGATCTGGCGGATGCTGACCGCAGATGTCCAAAGTGTGGAAGCCGTATGCACATCAACGGTCACCGGGATCTTACGCTCCGGCATCTTTGCTTTGGCGGAAGCCTCAGTGCGATCCATTTTGACCGCGTGCAGCTCATCTGCAAATGCGGACATTCCCATATGCAGTCTGTTCCGTTCAAAGCAGACGGCCATCAGATATCTGTGGAACTGTACCAGTATACCAGGGATCTGTTGGCACTTGGCACTTACACGCTCAAGCAGGTAGCTGAGATCACCGGGCTCGGAAAGAACACGGTCAAAGCCTTAGACCTTAAGCGCCTGAAGGAGCTCTATACCATCGACGGCACGAAACTGATCAGACCGGAGCAGCCGGCAAAAATGCTTGCCATTGATGAGTTCAAGCTCCACAACGGCCACCGCTATGCCACCCACATCATAGATCTTGATACCGGCCATATCCTCTGGATCTCCCATGGGAAGAAAAAGCAGGTGGTCTATGACTTCATCGACCATGTCGGCCTGGAATGGATGGACTCTGTCGAGGCCGTCGCCTGCGACATGAACTCCGATTTCCAGGAGGCTTTTGAGGAAAAATGCCCCTGGATACAGCCGGTGTTCGATTACTTCCACATCGTAAAGAACTTCAACGACAAGGTGGTCAGTGAAGTCCGCAAGGACGAGCAGCGCCGCCTGTATGAGGAAGGCCTTATGGAGGAGGCAAGGGCTTTAAAAAAGACCCGTTACATCCTGATGTCAAGTCGATCAACGCTTCAGGCGAAAGATGCGCAAGCCAGGACAGGTGAGCCGATCAGCCGGTCCGGTTCCATCTTTCCCAAGGAAGAGTACGTCCGGAAAGAGGGTTATGAAGCAAGATATGACGAACTTCTCAGTCAGAACAAGCTTCTGTTCACGCTTGATCTGATTAAGGAGCGTCTGTCTCTTTCCTACACCCGCACTGATGAAGCCCGTATGGCGGATGACATCACCTGGATCATGGATACCTGCAGTGCATCCGGAAACAGTCATCTTCAGTGGTTCGGAAGACTCCTTGGAAACCACTTTGAGGGCATCATAGCCCATGCAACTTATAAAATCTCCTCTGGCAAGATGGAGGGCATCAACAACAAGATCAAAGTCTTACGGCGACAGGCCTACGGACTTCCGGATGACGATTATTTCTTCCTCAGGCTGTTTGACGCCAGCAGGAAGGGCTATATTCGCAACCCCTTATCCCATAAGATTTGTGATTGA